A single Streptomyces mirabilis DNA region contains:
- the betA gene encoding choline dehydrogenase, producing the protein MAPLQYDFVIVGGGSAGSALANRLSADPGNQVLVLEAGRPDYPWDVFIHMPAALTYPIGSRFYDWKYESEPEPHMGDRRIYHARGKVLGGSSSINGMIFQRGNPMDYERWAADAGMESWDYAHCLPYFKRMENCLAADPDDEFRGHDGPLVLERGPASNPLFTAFLKAVQEAGYPRTDDVNGYQQEGFAPFDRNVHRGRRLSASKAYLKPAKKRPNLTVTTRALVTRVLFEGKRAVGVEYRRRGKVQQVRAREVILCGGAINSPQLLQLSGVGNAEELSAIGIDVVHDLPGVGENMQDHLEVYIQYACKQPVSMQPYMAKWRAPFIGLQWLFRKGPASTNHFEAGGFARSNEDVDYPNLMFHFLPIAVRYDGSSPAGGHGYQVHVGPMYSDAIGSVKIKSKDPNEHPALRFNYLSTEQDRREWVESIRVARKLLNQPALAPYNDGEISPGPSVESDEEILAWVAKEGETALHPSCTCKMGTDEMSVVDPTSMRVHGVEGLRVVDASVMPYVTNGNIYAPVMMIAEKAADLILDKDPLAPSKAAYYRYRDAQKQAG; encoded by the coding sequence ATGGCTCCCCTGCAATACGACTTCGTCATCGTCGGCGGTGGATCCGCCGGCAGCGCACTGGCGAACCGACTCTCCGCCGACCCGGGCAACCAGGTGCTGGTCCTGGAGGCCGGCCGGCCCGACTACCCGTGGGACGTCTTCATCCACATGCCCGCGGCGCTGACCTATCCGATCGGCAGCCGGTTCTACGACTGGAAGTACGAGTCCGAACCCGAGCCTCACATGGGCGACCGGCGCATCTACCACGCGCGCGGCAAGGTGCTGGGCGGTTCCAGCAGCATCAACGGCATGATCTTCCAGCGTGGCAACCCCATGGACTACGAGCGCTGGGCCGCCGATGCCGGCATGGAGTCCTGGGACTACGCGCACTGTCTGCCGTACTTCAAGCGGATGGAGAACTGTCTCGCGGCCGACCCCGACGACGAGTTCCGCGGCCACGACGGCCCCCTCGTCCTCGAACGCGGCCCCGCCTCCAACCCGCTGTTCACCGCCTTCCTCAAGGCCGTCCAGGAGGCGGGTTACCCCCGCACCGACGATGTCAACGGCTATCAGCAGGAGGGCTTCGCTCCCTTCGACCGCAACGTCCACAGGGGACGCCGTCTGTCGGCCTCGAAGGCGTACCTCAAGCCCGCGAAGAAGCGGCCCAACCTCACCGTCACCACCCGCGCCCTGGTCACCCGCGTCCTCTTCGAGGGCAAGCGTGCTGTCGGTGTCGAGTACCGGCGGCGCGGCAAGGTCCAGCAGGTGCGAGCCCGCGAGGTCATCCTCTGCGGCGGCGCGATCAACTCCCCTCAGCTGCTGCAGCTCTCCGGCGTCGGCAACGCCGAGGAACTGAGCGCGATCGGCATCGACGTTGTCCACGACCTCCCGGGCGTCGGCGAGAACATGCAGGACCACCTGGAGGTGTACATCCAGTACGCCTGCAAGCAGCCCGTCTCCATGCAGCCGTACATGGCGAAGTGGCGCGCCCCCTTCATCGGCCTGCAATGGCTCTTCCGCAAGGGCCCCGCCTCGACCAACCACTTCGAGGCCGGCGGCTTCGCCCGCAGCAACGAGGACGTGGACTACCCCAACCTGATGTTCCACTTCCTGCCGATCGCGGTCCGCTACGACGGCTCCTCGCCCGCCGGCGGGCACGGCTACCAGGTGCACGTCGGTCCCATGTACTCCGACGCCATCGGCTCGGTGAAGATCAAGAGCAAGGACCCGAACGAGCACCCGGCGCTGCGCTTCAACTACCTGTCCACGGAACAGGACCGCCGCGAGTGGGTCGAGTCGATCCGCGTCGCCCGCAAGCTCCTCAACCAGCCCGCGCTGGCCCCGTACAACGACGGGGAGATCTCACCCGGCCCGTCCGTGGAGAGCGACGAGGAGATCCTCGCCTGGGTCGCGAAGGAGGGTGAGACCGCCCTGCACCCCTCGTGCACCTGCAAGATGGGCACCGACGAGATGTCCGTCGTCGACCCCACCAGCATGCGCGTGCACGGTGTGGAGGGACTGCGCGTCGTCGACGCGTCGGTGATGCCCTATGTCACCAACGGCAACATCTACGCGCCGGTGATGATGATCGCGGAGAAGGCGGCCGACCTCATCCTGGACAAGGACCCATTGGCCCCTTCCAAGGCCGCGTACTACCGGTACCGCGACGCCCAGAAGCAGGCCGGTTAG
- the purU gene encoding formyltetrahydrofolate deformylase — protein sequence MSPRPHPGREYVLTLSCPDSAGLVHAVSGFLVRNSGNILESQQFDDRLQGRFFMRVHFDVSDPNADLKNLRYRFGPVAEAYRISWTLWDASTPTRTLIMVSKFGHCLNDLLFRQRTGALNIEIPAIVSNHRDFEGLAETYGVPFHHIPVTKDTKADAEARLLELVRELDIDLVVLARYMQVLSDDLCKQLEGRAINIHHSFLPSFKGARPYQQAYARGVKLVGATAHYVTPDLDEGQIIDQDVVRVDHSLDPDELVTVGRDVEAQVLAHAVKWHSESRVMVDGNRTVVFR from the coding sequence ATGTCCCCTCGACCGCATCCTGGCCGTGAGTACGTCCTCACTCTCTCGTGTCCGGACAGCGCCGGACTGGTCCACGCCGTGAGCGGCTTTCTCGTCAGGAACTCCGGCAACATCCTGGAGAGCCAGCAGTTCGATGATCGACTCCAGGGCCGTTTCTTCATGAGGGTCCACTTCGACGTTTCCGATCCAAACGCCGATTTGAAAAATCTGCGTTACCGATTCGGTCCGGTCGCCGAGGCCTACCGGATTTCCTGGACCCTCTGGGACGCCTCGACACCGACCCGGACGCTCATCATGGTGTCCAAGTTCGGACACTGCCTCAACGATCTGCTCTTCCGGCAGCGCACCGGCGCTCTCAACATCGAGATCCCCGCGATCGTCTCCAATCACCGGGACTTCGAGGGACTGGCGGAGACCTACGGCGTCCCCTTCCACCACATCCCGGTGACCAAGGACACCAAGGCCGACGCCGAGGCGCGCCTGCTGGAGCTCGTGCGCGAGCTGGACATCGACCTGGTGGTGCTGGCCCGCTACATGCAGGTCCTCTCCGACGACCTGTGCAAACAGCTGGAGGGCCGCGCCATCAACATCCACCACTCCTTCCTCCCCAGCTTCAAGGGCGCGCGCCCCTACCAGCAGGCGTACGCGCGCGGGGTGAAGCTTGTCGGCGCGACGGCGCACTATGTGACACCGGACCTGGACGAGGGACAGATCATCGATCAGGACGTGGTCCGGGTGGACCACTCCCTCGATCCGGACGAGCTGGTCACGGTCGGGCGGGATGTGGAGGCACAGGTGCTCGCACACGCGGTGAAGTGGCACAGCGAAAGCCGCGTCATGGTGGACGGCAACCGCACGGTTGTCTTCCGCTGA
- a CDS encoding quaternary amine ABC transporter ATP-binding protein, with amino-acid sequence MTPAQTEVPQRRGTPQDSAPTPVISVRKLWKVFGPKADQVPDSEELCGLTRRELMDRTGCTAAVRDVNFEVSPGEVFVVMGLSGSGKSTLVRCLTRLIEPTAGEIVFEGEDIRDADDKRLRELRRRKFSMVFQHFGLLPHRRVVDNVSFGLEIRGMSKAERTKRALEVVELVGLSGYENSYPDQLSGGMQQRVGLARALAGDPDVLLFDEPFSALDPLIRRDMQNEVIRLHHEVGKTMVFITHDLSEALKLGDRILIMRDGKMVQCGTGDELVGAPADDYVREFVKDVPRGDVLTLRWIMRPVVDGDALDGPELGPDVVVREATRAVLAADKPVKVVENGKLLGIVGDEEILAVVAGQEGDM; translated from the coding sequence GTGACCCCAGCACAGACCGAGGTGCCGCAGCGGCGCGGCACGCCACAGGACTCGGCCCCCACCCCGGTCATATCCGTGCGCAAGCTGTGGAAGGTGTTCGGGCCGAAGGCAGACCAGGTACCGGACTCCGAGGAGCTGTGCGGGCTCACCCGCCGCGAGCTGATGGACCGCACCGGATGCACCGCCGCCGTGCGCGACGTGAACTTCGAGGTCTCGCCCGGCGAGGTCTTCGTCGTCATGGGTCTGTCCGGCTCCGGCAAGTCCACCCTGGTGCGATGTCTGACCCGGCTGATCGAACCCACCGCCGGGGAGATCGTCTTCGAGGGCGAGGACATCCGCGACGCGGACGACAAGCGTCTGCGTGAACTGCGGCGCCGCAAGTTCTCCATGGTCTTCCAGCACTTCGGGCTGCTGCCCCACCGCCGGGTCGTCGACAACGTGTCCTTCGGTCTGGAGATCCGCGGCATGAGCAAGGCCGAGCGCACCAAGCGGGCGCTGGAGGTCGTCGAACTGGTCGGCCTCTCCGGCTATGAGAACTCCTACCCCGACCAGCTCTCCGGCGGTATGCAGCAGCGCGTCGGTCTCGCCCGGGCGCTGGCCGGTGATCCGGACGTGCTGCTCTTCGACGAACCGTTCTCGGCGCTCGACCCGCTGATCCGCCGTGACATGCAGAACGAGGTCATCCGTCTGCACCACGAGGTCGGCAAGACGATGGTGTTCATCACCCACGACCTCTCCGAGGCGCTCAAGCTGGGCGACCGCATCCTCATCATGCGTGACGGCAAGATGGTCCAGTGCGGTACCGGCGACGAGTTGGTAGGCGCCCCGGCCGACGACTACGTACGCGAGTTCGTCAAGGACGTGCCGCGCGGCGACGTACTGACTCTGCGGTGGATCATGCGTCCGGTGGTGGACGGCGACGCCCTGGACGGTCCTGAGCTGGGCCCGGACGTCGTGGTGCGGGAAGCCACCCGGGCCGTACTGGCGGCGGACAAGCCGGTCAAGGTCGTCGAGAACGGCAAGCTGCTCGGCATCGTCGGTGACGAGGAGATCCTCGCGGTGGTCGCCGGGCAGGAAGGCGACATGTGA
- a CDS encoding NAD(P)/FAD-dependent oxidoreductase gives MRTVAVVGASLAGLSAARSLRKRGYDGRLVIIGDEPHRPYDRPPLSKEFLAGDIGEADLALESNDEDLQAEWLLGARAAGLDSADRAVRLADGREVRADGFVIATGAAARTLPGTDGLAGVHTLRTLDDARALRDELALGGRLVVIGGGFIGAEVASTAYALGLDVTVVEAAPTPLAGPLGETMGGIVSALHADHGVRLLCGVGVKGLSGESRVDAVLLEDGRSIPADTVVVGVGARPCVEWLEGSGVALDNGVKCGADGRTSLAGVVAVGDCASWYDPHAGIHRRVEHWTGARERPDVAVATLLSWGAAEPGVPRPPYFWSDQYGVKIQFAGHSAGADSVTVEEGVPGDRSFLAVYRRAGHPVAVLAMNQPRLFMRWRKQLTAATS, from the coding sequence GTGAGGACAGTGGCCGTGGTGGGTGCCTCGCTGGCCGGTCTGTCGGCGGCGCGCTCGTTGCGGAAACGGGGGTACGACGGGCGGCTGGTCATCATCGGCGACGAACCGCACCGCCCGTACGACAGGCCGCCGCTGTCCAAGGAGTTCCTGGCCGGTGACATCGGCGAAGCCGATCTCGCACTGGAGTCGAACGACGAGGATCTGCAGGCCGAGTGGCTGCTCGGCGCCCGCGCCGCCGGACTCGACAGCGCGGATCGCGCCGTGCGGCTCGCCGACGGCCGCGAGGTCCGAGCCGACGGCTTCGTCATCGCGACCGGCGCGGCCGCGCGGACGCTGCCCGGCACCGACGGCCTGGCCGGGGTGCACACACTGCGCACCCTGGACGACGCCCGCGCCCTGCGGGACGAACTGGCCCTGGGCGGGCGGCTGGTCGTGATCGGCGGCGGATTCATCGGCGCCGAGGTCGCCTCCACCGCCTACGCTCTCGGACTCGACGTGACGGTGGTCGAGGCGGCGCCGACGCCGCTCGCCGGACCGCTCGGCGAGACCATGGGCGGCATCGTCTCCGCCCTCCATGCGGACCACGGCGTACGGCTGTTGTGCGGCGTGGGGGTCAAGGGGCTGAGCGGGGAGAGCCGGGTCGACGCCGTCCTGCTCGAGGACGGCCGCAGTATCCCCGCCGACACCGTCGTCGTCGGTGTCGGCGCGCGTCCGTGCGTCGAGTGGCTGGAAGGATCCGGCGTCGCGCTCGACAACGGCGTCAAGTGCGGCGCGGACGGCCGCACCAGCCTCGCCGGTGTGGTCGCCGTCGGTGACTGCGCCTCCTGGTACGACCCCCACGCGGGGATCCACCGCCGCGTCGAGCACTGGACCGGTGCGCGCGAGCGGCCCGACGTGGCCGTGGCCACGCTGCTGTCGTGGGGTGCGGCGGAGCCGGGTGTGCCCCGGCCGCCGTACTTCTGGTCGGACCAGTACGGCGTGAAGATCCAGTTCGCCGGTCATTCAGCCGGTGCCGACAGTGTGACGGTCGAGGAAGGCGTCCCGGGCGACCGCAGTTTTCTGGCCGTCTACCGTCGTGCCGGGCATCCGGTCGCCGTGCTCGCGATGAACCAGCCGCGGCTTTTCATGCGTTGGCGCAAGCAGCTCACCGCCGCGACATCTTGA
- a CDS encoding aldehyde dehydrogenase family protein has product MADLYVDGEWRDAVAGGHREIRCPADGTLAATVSEGTRPDTEAAIAAARRAFDEGPWPHTPERERGALLLRTADLIERDAKEFARAESLDTGKRLVESEYDIADVVSCFRYYGGIGGTDAGRVIDTGRDDAVSRVVYEPVGVCGLITPWNYPLLQASWKVAPALLAGNTIVLKPSELTPSTSILLMRALEEAGLPAGAANLVLGAGPEVGAPLSEEPAVDMVSFTGGLETGKRIMATAASTVKKVALELGGKNPNVIFADADFETAVDFALTAVFLHSGQVCSAGARLIVEDSLHDAFVDEVVRRARQIRLGGPFDPEAETGALISAHHREKVEAYVAAGLAEGAVLRCGGERPGDPALANGHYYPPTVLDECRQDMRVVHEESFGPVLTVERFHGEDDAVRIANDTEYGLAGAVWTQDAGRAQRVARRLRHGTVWINDYHPYVPQAEWGGFGHSGVGRELGPTGLDEYREPKHIWQNIQPRPQHWFRG; this is encoded by the coding sequence GTGGCAGACCTGTATGTGGATGGAGAATGGCGCGATGCGGTGGCCGGAGGTCACCGGGAAATCCGCTGTCCCGCTGACGGCACGCTCGCGGCGACCGTGTCCGAGGGGACGCGTCCCGACACCGAGGCCGCGATCGCCGCGGCCCGCCGGGCCTTCGACGAAGGACCCTGGCCGCACACCCCCGAGCGGGAACGCGGTGCGCTGCTGCTGCGCACCGCCGACCTCATCGAGCGCGACGCCAAGGAATTCGCCCGCGCCGAATCGCTGGACACCGGCAAGCGGCTGGTGGAGAGCGAGTACGACATCGCCGACGTTGTCTCCTGCTTCCGCTACTACGGCGGGATCGGGGGCACCGATGCCGGCCGGGTGATCGACACCGGCCGCGACGACGCCGTCAGCCGCGTCGTCTACGAACCGGTCGGCGTGTGCGGGCTCATCACCCCCTGGAACTACCCGCTGCTCCAGGCGTCGTGGAAGGTCGCGCCCGCCCTGCTCGCGGGCAATACGATCGTCCTCAAGCCCAGCGAGCTCACCCCCTCCACCTCGATCCTGCTGATGCGGGCCCTTGAGGAGGCCGGGCTCCCGGCCGGCGCCGCCAATCTCGTCCTGGGCGCGGGCCCCGAGGTGGGCGCACCGCTCTCCGAGGAACCGGCCGTCGACATGGTCTCCTTCACGGGAGGCCTGGAGACCGGCAAGCGCATCATGGCCACCGCCGCCTCGACGGTGAAAAAGGTGGCGCTGGAGCTCGGCGGCAAGAACCCCAACGTCATCTTCGCCGACGCCGATTTCGAGACGGCCGTGGACTTCGCCCTCACGGCCGTCTTTCTGCACTCGGGCCAGGTCTGCTCGGCAGGCGCCCGTCTGATCGTCGAGGACTCCCTCCACGACGCCTTCGTCGACGAGGTCGTCCGCCGCGCCCGGCAGATCCGCCTCGGCGGACCGTTCGACCCCGAGGCCGAGACCGGGGCCCTGATCTCCGCGCATCACCGGGAGAAGGTCGAGGCGTATGTCGCGGCGGGCCTCGCCGAAGGCGCCGTACTGCGCTGCGGCGGCGAACGCCCCGGCGACCCCGCACTGGCGAACGGCCACTACTATCCGCCCACCGTGCTCGACGAGTGCCGGCAGGACATGCGTGTCGTGCACGAGGAGTCCTTCGGCCCCGTGCTCACCGTGGAGCGCTTCCACGGCGAGGACGACGCCGTTCGCATCGCCAACGACACCGAGTACGGACTCGCCGGCGCCGTCTGGACGCAGGACGCCGGAAGGGCCCAGCGGGTCGCCCGGCGGCTGCGCCACGGCACGGTGTGGATCAACGACTACCACCCCTACGTGCCGCAAGCGGAATGGGGTGGCTTCGGGCACTCGGGCGTGGGCCGGGAGCTGGGACCGACCGGCCTGGACGAGTACCGAGAGCCCAAGCACATCTGGCAGAACATCCAACCCCGGCCGCAGCACTGGTTCCGCGGCTGA
- a CDS encoding MBL fold metallo-hydrolase translates to MAGARIEHLVTSGTFSLDGGTWDVDNNVWIIGDDTEAVVIDAAHDAEAIAEALGGRTLRAIVCTHAHNDHIDAAPELADRTGAPILLHGDDLPLWKQTHPERSPDGELADGQVVTVAGVELTVLHTPGHAPGAVCLYAPGLKALFSGDTLFAGGPGATGRSYSHFGTIVDSIRDRLLTLPGDTVVHTGHGETTTIAAEAPHLQEWIDRGF, encoded by the coding sequence ATGGCGGGTGCGCGCATCGAACACCTCGTCACCTCGGGGACGTTCTCCCTGGACGGTGGCACCTGGGACGTCGACAACAATGTCTGGATCATCGGTGACGACACCGAGGCCGTCGTCATCGACGCTGCGCACGACGCCGAGGCGATTGCCGAAGCCCTCGGCGGACGCACGCTGCGGGCCATCGTGTGCACTCACGCCCACAACGACCACATCGACGCAGCCCCCGAACTCGCCGACCGTACCGGTGCTCCGATCCTGCTCCACGGCGACGACCTGCCGCTGTGGAAGCAGACCCACCCGGAGCGGTCACCCGACGGCGAACTGGCCGACGGGCAGGTCGTCACGGTGGCGGGTGTCGAGCTGACCGTGCTGCACACTCCCGGCCACGCCCCCGGCGCAGTGTGCCTGTACGCGCCGGGCCTGAAGGCACTCTTCAGCGGTGACACGCTCTTCGCGGGCGGACCGGGGGCGACGGGAAGGTCGTACAGCCATTTCGGCACGATCGTCGACTCGATCCGGGACCGGCTGCTGACCCTGCCGGGCGACACGGTCGTGCACACCGGTCACGGGGAGACGACCACCATCGCCGCCGAGGCCCCGCATCTTCAGGAATGGATCGACCGCGGATTCTGA
- a CDS encoding bifunctional 3-phenylpropionate/cinnamic acid dioxygenase ferredoxin subunit, which translates to MMIPACLLVDLPRGEAYRLDIDPPVSVFHTDDGEVFAIDDTCTHQDASLADGWLEGCEVECPLHASKFDLRTGAVDAPPAKRPVRTHEVLIEDGMIYVRPSTEAPNLPPCVASRLAGGPA; encoded by the coding sequence ATGATGATTCCCGCGTGCCTTCTCGTGGATCTGCCGCGAGGCGAGGCCTACCGGCTAGACATCGATCCGCCGGTTTCGGTGTTCCACACCGATGACGGCGAGGTCTTCGCCATCGATGACACCTGCACCCACCAGGACGCGTCGCTCGCAGACGGCTGGTTGGAGGGCTGCGAGGTGGAATGCCCGCTGCATGCTTCGAAGTTCGACCTCCGGACCGGAGCCGTCGACGCTCCGCCGGCCAAGCGTCCGGTCCGCACCCATGAGGTCCTCATCGAGGACGGCATGATCTACGTCCGGCCGTCCACGGAGGCACCCAACCTGCCGCCCTGTGTTGCGTCCCGGCTCGCCGGAGGTCCCGCGTGA
- a CDS encoding aromatic ring-hydroxylating oxygenase subunit alpha: MTSTSLPDSLIATLPGSSYTDPGTFAQEQERIFETMWFCAVRSSDLAKPGAFRTVEVGRESILITRARDNSIRAFFNVCRHRGAKLCTEEAGEVKRAFQCPYHAWTYDLTGKLVAAPNLTKMPDVSRTEYGLASVATHEWLGYVWVCLAENPPPFEEVVQDVVARLGDTESIEHYDMENLEVGKRIVYDVKANWKLIVENFMECYHCATIHPELTEVLPEFADGYAAQYYVGHGAEFGAEVKGFTIDGSEGLDRIPGVSEEQDRRYYAITVRPQVFINLVPDHVIFHRMYPVAADRTIVECDWLYLKHVVESGKDVSRSVELFDRVNRQDFDACERCQPAMNSRLYAKGGVLVPSEHHIGEFHDWVQERLGTGQSQ, from the coding sequence GTGACCTCGACCAGCCTGCCGGACAGCCTGATCGCCACCCTGCCCGGCTCCTCCTACACGGATCCGGGGACCTTCGCCCAGGAGCAGGAGCGCATCTTCGAAACGATGTGGTTCTGCGCCGTACGCTCCTCGGATCTGGCCAAGCCCGGCGCCTTCCGGACCGTCGAGGTGGGCCGCGAGAGCATCCTGATCACGCGCGCACGGGACAACTCCATACGCGCCTTCTTCAACGTCTGCCGCCACCGTGGAGCCAAGCTCTGCACCGAGGAGGCCGGCGAGGTCAAGCGCGCCTTCCAGTGCCCCTACCACGCCTGGACGTACGACCTGACGGGCAAACTCGTCGCCGCGCCCAACCTCACCAAGATGCCCGACGTCAGCCGCACGGAGTACGGCCTGGCGAGCGTGGCGACCCATGAATGGCTCGGCTATGTGTGGGTGTGCCTCGCGGAGAACCCGCCTCCCTTCGAGGAGGTCGTGCAGGACGTCGTCGCACGCCTCGGCGACACCGAGTCGATCGAGCACTACGACATGGAGAACCTCGAGGTCGGCAAGCGGATCGTCTATGACGTCAAGGCGAACTGGAAGCTGATCGTCGAGAACTTCATGGAGTGCTACCACTGCGCCACGATCCACCCCGAACTCACCGAGGTACTCCCGGAGTTCGCCGACGGGTACGCCGCTCAGTACTACGTGGGTCACGGCGCGGAGTTCGGCGCCGAGGTCAAGGGCTTCACCATTGACGGCTCCGAGGGACTGGACCGCATTCCGGGGGTCTCCGAGGAGCAGGACCGCCGCTACTACGCGATCACCGTCAGGCCGCAGGTGTTCATCAACCTCGTCCCCGACCATGTGATCTTCCACCGGATGTACCCGGTCGCCGCGGACCGCACGATCGTCGAGTGCGACTGGCTCTACCTCAAGCACGTCGTCGAAAGCGGCAAGGATGTCAGCCGGTCGGTGGAGCTCTTCGACCGCGTCAACCGGCAGGACTTCGACGCGTGCGAGCGCTGTCAGCCCGCGATGAACTCCCGGCTGTACGCCAAGGGCGGCGTACTGGTGCCCAGCGAGCACCACATCGGCGAGTTCCACGACTGGGTCCAGGAGCGTCTCGGGACAGGGCAGTCGCAGTAG
- a CDS encoding IclR family transcriptional regulator, which produces MQSVDRAISVLEILAQRGEAGVSEVAAEIDVHKSTAFRLLGALEARGLVEQAGERGKYRLGFGIVRLAGAVTGRIDITQQGRPVCERLAEEIGETVNIAVMQEHYAINLYEVRGPGAVTAHNWVGELTPLHATSSGKVLLAHMPAKERAALLSEAGLKKVTPHTLTSKTKLEKNLAEARERGYAWTVEELEIGLHAMAAPVRNRDGEVIAALSASGPAYRFTEERMHELAPVLVKGAEEISHRMGYLG; this is translated from the coding sequence GTGCAGTCCGTCGACCGCGCCATCAGCGTGCTGGAGATCCTGGCCCAGCGCGGCGAGGCCGGCGTCAGCGAGGTGGCCGCCGAGATCGATGTTCACAAGTCGACCGCGTTCCGGCTGCTCGGCGCCCTGGAGGCGCGCGGTCTGGTGGAGCAGGCGGGCGAGCGCGGCAAGTACCGCCTCGGCTTCGGCATCGTACGCCTGGCCGGCGCGGTCACGGGACGCATCGACATCACCCAGCAGGGCCGCCCGGTCTGCGAGCGCCTCGCCGAGGAGATCGGCGAGACCGTCAACATCGCCGTCATGCAGGAGCACTACGCGATCAACCTCTACGAGGTGCGCGGCCCCGGCGCCGTCACCGCGCACAACTGGGTCGGCGAGCTGACCCCGTTGCACGCCACCTCCAGCGGCAAGGTCCTGCTGGCCCACATGCCCGCCAAGGAGCGCGCCGCACTACTGTCCGAGGCCGGCCTGAAGAAGGTGACCCCGCACACCCTGACCTCGAAGACGAAGCTCGAGAAGAATCTCGCCGAGGCCCGGGAGCGTGGCTACGCCTGGACTGTGGAGGAGCTGGAGATAGGGCTCCACGCCATGGCCGCGCCGGTCCGCAACCGGGACGGAGAGGTCATCGCGGCACTCAGCGCCTCCGGCCCCGCATACCGGTTCACCGAGGAGCGCATGCACGAGCTCGCTCCGGTGCTGGTCAAGGGCGCGGAGGAGATCAGCCATCGGATGGGCTACCTGGGCTGA
- a CDS encoding methylenetetrahydrofolate reductase: protein MDVEHFRALLHSVRYEVLPAKATEDKVLAHVPRDVVVTVTASPVKGLEPTLDLATRLTAHGCRVVPHVPARLLRDDAHLKDVVDRLREAGVDDVFVPAGDADPPAGAYDGALPVLRRLSELGSPFAHVGITGYPESHPLIHDDLTIQAMWDKRAYATYIVSNLCFDPRVLGDWVGRIRRRDITLPVHVGVAGPVQRAKLLSMAAKIGVGESTRFLTKHASWFLRFATPGGYSPERLLARSAGALSSPSAGVAGLHLFTFNQIAETERWRCAVLDRLAGQGLSGGSGRRRATAPHQRR, encoded by the coding sequence TTGGACGTCGAACACTTCCGGGCGCTGCTGCACAGCGTCCGCTACGAGGTGCTGCCCGCGAAGGCGACCGAGGACAAGGTCCTCGCCCATGTCCCGCGCGACGTCGTCGTCACCGTGACGGCGTCGCCGGTCAAGGGCCTGGAACCGACGCTCGACCTCGCCACCCGGCTCACGGCGCACGGCTGTCGCGTCGTCCCGCACGTGCCCGCGCGGCTGCTGCGGGACGACGCGCACCTGAAGGATGTCGTCGACCGGCTCCGGGAGGCGGGCGTCGACGACGTCTTCGTCCCGGCTGGCGACGCCGATCCGCCGGCCGGGGCCTACGACGGGGCACTACCGGTGCTGCGCAGGCTGAGCGAGCTGGGCAGCCCCTTCGCTCATGTCGGCATCACCGGTTACCCCGAGAGCCATCCGCTCATCCACGACGACCTCACCATCCAGGCGATGTGGGACAAGCGCGCGTACGCCACGTACATCGTGAGCAACCTCTGCTTCGACCCGCGCGTGCTGGGTGACTGGGTCGGCCGGATACGCCGGCGCGATATCACCCTGCCCGTCCACGTGGGCGTCGCGGGGCCGGTGCAGCGGGCGAAGCTGCTGTCCATGGCGGCGAAGATCGGGGTGGGGGAGTCGACGCGCTTTCTGACCAAGCACGCCTCGTGGTTCCTGCGCTTCGCGACACCCGGCGGTTACTCGCCCGAGCGGCTGCTCGCCCGTTCCGCGGGCGCGCTCTCTTCTCCCTCGGCGGGGGTCGCCGGCCTGCACCTCTTCACCTTCAACCAGATCGCCGAGACCGAGCGGTGGCGCTGCGCTGTGCTTGACCGGTTGGCAGGCCAGGGACTGTCCGGCGGATCAGGTCGGAGGAGAGCTACGGCGCCTCATCAGCGCAGGTGA